A single genomic interval of Chitinophaga sp. 180180018-3 harbors:
- the tssO gene encoding type VI secretion system TssO, which produces MQVLNRQERSISFIWFLLFFIITVGLFVLAIFFNYQVPARENAALRKELSTFREEQAFQGEFLQKLDKVKHNLDSINLPNQNANYMDQVIAASLADMRNSIPKEAVSHYGLYDNIVQSCLSLQQSKQQLRETQNAQQNIAALKEQVADLTSKLESKSRDLDNCRQMMLLNSRAH; this is translated from the coding sequence ATGCAAGTATTAAACAGGCAGGAAAGAAGTATCTCCTTTATATGGTTCCTGTTATTTTTTATTATAACAGTTGGCCTGTTTGTGCTGGCCATATTTTTTAATTATCAAGTGCCTGCAAGAGAAAATGCTGCACTGCGTAAAGAGCTCAGTACATTCCGGGAAGAACAGGCATTTCAGGGCGAATTTTTGCAGAAACTGGATAAGGTGAAGCATAATCTCGATTCCATTAATCTGCCTAATCAGAACGCTAATTATATGGATCAGGTAATTGCCGCATCACTGGCAGATATGCGTAACTCCATCCCAAAAGAAGCAGTATCCCATTACGGACTGTACGATAATATTGTACAGAGCTGCCTGTCGCTGCAGCAGTCGAAGCAACAGCTTCGCGAAACACAGAATGCGCAACAGAATATTGCTGCGCTGAAAGAGCAGGTAGCCGACCTGACCAGCAAGCTGGAAAGCAAAAGCAGGGATCTGGATAACTGCAGGCAAATGATGTTGCTGAACAGTCGTGCACACTAG
- the tssD gene encoding type VI secretion system tube protein TssD produces MSFKAIFESGGQKYNVQHVAYDLTQEVDATGRPSAITRGGRIKLTVESTGKADLFEWMVNNFERKDGTITFYKRDTDSKLKSLEFKEGYLVKFEESFDYENKNPMVISFTISAREISMGNAKHVNEWV; encoded by the coding sequence ATGTCCTTCAAAGCAATCTTTGAATCAGGCGGACAAAAGTACAACGTACAACATGTCGCCTACGATCTCACACAAGAAGTAGATGCAACTGGTCGCCCTTCAGCCATTACACGTGGTGGTCGTATTAAGCTGACCGTAGAATCTACAGGTAAAGCTGATCTCTTCGAATGGATGGTAAACAACTTTGAAAGAAAAGATGGTACCATTACTTTCTACAAAAGAGACACTGATTCCAAGCTGAAATCGCTGGAATTTAAAGAAGGTTACCTGGTTAAGTTTGAAGAGTCTTTCGACTACGAAAACAAAAATCCAATGGTAATCTCTTTCACCATTTCTGCCCGGGAAATTTCCATGGGTAACGCAAAACATGTTAATGAGTGGGTTTAA
- a CDS encoding ATP-dependent Clp protease ATP-binding subunit, with product MNFEKPGIIYMTLSSLTIFGPELQSAIRIAAAIAKEYRHPQYTPAHLLRACLHRETGLAPTLHEMNLDVYYLEEWAEVRLDEMPRASRMPDDPEPDDAAAAVLNEALSITQEYDRAEADAWSLLLALCTPGVGFSYEQLKTFPFIRDQLIGVMKPEKGNGKETTAPASAIKPAALKYVYRITDPQLLKTFHPVIGRDGEIRAVTEILTRRDRASVLLIGEGGVGKTALAEGLARAIAQKQVPVQLQQSDMYALDYGAFIAGAAYKNELEDRLLQIVQQLKQTGRHILFIDNLHSLLDKQSGGGMANVLKAALGKGEIIIVGTTTPEGFRKLIEPDAILRHRFETISLSEPDETLARHMIQAVAPVYESFYQLKILPESINEAIRLSGRYLKERALPDSAMNLVDRTMAAIRASQDTSEGLLKSLRESLDALSAKESVQAEELHWYFRQLKEQAGTLLAARLNITQDLQLISDVAELKQQLQQLLEQLEQVTAIRQESLTPVDLATMIAAMTGIPLGKVQSQERERLVNMEDHLRKRVVGQDHALKAVADAILESRSGLSRPGQPIGSFFFLGPTGTGKTELAKSLADFLFQDEHAMIRFDMSEFKEEHAAALLYGAPPGYVGYEEGGLLVNKIRQQPYAVVLFDEIEKAHPSVFDIFLQIMDEGKLHDRLGKTGDFSNALVLFTSNIGSEAIARSFQEGKIPASQQLMELMTRHFRPEFLGRLTEIVPFGPIQAANVEKIFDIHLKHLLQLLEQQHIRLEVTAEARKYLARLGYSPQYGARPLREVIRGQLRKPLSRMIINGSLRKDMTVTLDIKDEQLDWTII from the coding sequence TTGAATTTTGAAAAACCTGGTATCATCTACATGACCCTGTCATCGTTGACTATATTTGGCCCTGAACTGCAATCTGCTATTAGGATAGCGGCTGCCATTGCGAAGGAATACCGTCATCCGCAATATACTCCCGCGCACCTGCTACGCGCCTGCCTGCACCGGGAAACCGGATTGGCTCCCACACTGCATGAGATGAATCTCGACGTTTACTACCTGGAAGAATGGGCGGAAGTTCGTTTGGATGAAATGCCCCGCGCCTCCCGTATGCCGGACGATCCGGAACCAGACGACGCTGCGGCTGCAGTATTGAACGAAGCATTGAGCATAACCCAGGAATATGACCGGGCAGAAGCGGATGCCTGGAGCCTGCTCCTGGCCCTTTGTACACCGGGGGTAGGGTTCTCATATGAACAACTGAAAACATTTCCGTTTATAAGAGATCAGTTGATAGGGGTAATGAAACCGGAGAAAGGGAACGGAAAAGAAACTACCGCTCCTGCCAGTGCCATCAAACCGGCTGCCCTGAAGTATGTATATCGCATTACTGATCCGCAGCTGCTGAAAACGTTTCATCCCGTTATTGGCCGCGACGGCGAAATCAGGGCGGTCACTGAAATCCTTACCCGGAGAGATCGTGCCAGCGTATTGCTGATAGGAGAAGGCGGTGTGGGCAAAACCGCACTGGCTGAAGGATTGGCCCGTGCCATTGCGCAGAAACAGGTGCCTGTACAATTACAGCAGTCTGATATGTATGCGCTCGATTATGGCGCTTTCATAGCAGGGGCTGCCTATAAAAATGAACTGGAAGACCGTTTGCTGCAGATTGTTCAGCAACTGAAACAAACGGGAAGGCATATACTCTTTATTGATAATCTCCACAGCCTGCTCGACAAACAATCCGGAGGCGGCATGGCCAATGTGTTGAAAGCCGCTTTGGGAAAAGGAGAGATCATTATCGTCGGAACCACTACTCCGGAAGGATTCCGCAAACTGATTGAACCGGATGCGATCCTGCGTCACCGCTTTGAAACCATTTCATTGTCCGAGCCCGATGAAACCCTGGCCAGACACATGATCCAGGCGGTAGCACCCGTATATGAAAGCTTCTATCAACTGAAAATACTACCTGAAAGCATAAACGAAGCCATCCGCCTGTCGGGCCGTTATCTGAAAGAACGGGCGTTGCCGGATAGTGCGATGAATCTGGTAGACAGAACCATGGCGGCCATTCGCGCCAGCCAGGATACCAGCGAAGGCTTGCTGAAATCGCTCAGGGAATCCCTGGATGCATTATCTGCTAAGGAATCCGTACAGGCAGAAGAACTGCATTGGTATTTCAGGCAATTGAAAGAACAGGCAGGAACACTGCTGGCTGCACGCCTGAACATCACACAGGATCTGCAGCTTATCTCAGATGTGGCTGAGCTGAAACAACAACTGCAACAGCTGCTGGAACAACTGGAACAGGTAACTGCCATCCGGCAGGAATCTTTAACACCGGTTGACCTGGCCACGATGATCGCAGCCATGACAGGCATCCCACTCGGAAAGGTACAGTCGCAGGAAAGAGAACGACTGGTAAACATGGAAGATCACCTGCGCAAGAGAGTAGTAGGTCAGGACCACGCACTAAAAGCAGTAGCTGATGCTATTCTTGAATCAAGATCCGGCCTGAGCCGGCCCGGACAACCCATCGGCTCTTTCTTTTTCCTGGGCCCTACCGGTACCGGTAAAACAGAGCTGGCTAAATCGCTGGCCGATTTCCTGTTCCAGGATGAACATGCGATGATCCGCTTCGATATGTCGGAGTTCAAGGAAGAACATGCAGCTGCACTGCTGTATGGTGCACCTCCGGGATACGTCGGCTATGAAGAGGGAGGATTACTGGTAAACAAAATCCGCCAGCAACCATACGCGGTAGTATTATTCGATGAAATAGAAAAGGCACATCCTTCCGTGTTTGATATCTTCCTCCAGATCATGGATGAAGGTAAACTACATGATAGATTGGGGAAAACAGGCGACTTCTCAAATGCCCTGGTACTGTTCACTTCCAATATCGGGAGCGAAGCCATTGCCAGATCTTTCCAGGAAGGAAAGATCCCTGCTTCCCAACAGCTCATGGAACTGATGACACGCCATTTCAGGCCTGAATTCCTGGGAAGGCTTACAGAGATCGTTCCCTTCGGACCTATACAGGCAGCGAATGTGGAAAAGATATTCGACATACACCTGAAACATTTATTGCAGCTGCTGGAACAACAGCATATCCGGCTGGAAGTAACGGCAGAAGCACGGAAATACCTGGCCCGGCTGGGCTATTCGCCGCAATACGGGGCACGACCTTTGCGGGAAGTGATCCGCGGCCAACTCCGCAAGCCGCTGTCCAGAATGATCATCAACGGCAGCCTGCGAAAGGATATGACAGTAACACTGGATATAAAAGATGAACAGTTAGACTGGACTATAATTTGA
- a CDS encoding TssN family type VI secretion system protein, giving the protein MRYTAKFYIMLAGAMALGSFIVAILSRYIKHFDQYKKKALLYILCMMLVFAVISSIPFLFTHQNLMNQYLFYEVWFLGLGVLHCHFMYTRFWANETTLVSELAFILAIWLFGGASFVLVNRFLDKDTFLYYPMLTSMFSFVLPTFVYKTFERMMTIPVKVHKWWQYPMYQDIPEVNEDEMRDLIVIGLEMEKGFKDNSRTYFRARTPIKMDLGDLFYHFINDYNDRYPNTPIDFVDANGQPYGWVFHLKPRWFGGAKTLDPDKAVFMNGIKENSVIICNRIVLS; this is encoded by the coding sequence ATGAGATACACGGCTAAGTTTTATATCATGCTGGCAGGCGCTATGGCTCTGGGATCGTTCATAGTGGCTATACTCAGCAGGTACATCAAGCACTTTGACCAATACAAAAAGAAAGCACTGTTATACATACTATGTATGATGCTGGTGTTTGCTGTTATCAGCTCCATTCCTTTCCTGTTTACACATCAGAACCTGATGAACCAATACCTGTTTTATGAAGTATGGTTCCTGGGCCTCGGCGTGTTGCATTGTCATTTTATGTATACCCGCTTTTGGGCAAATGAAACCACACTGGTATCAGAACTGGCATTTATCCTGGCTATCTGGTTATTTGGCGGAGCCAGCTTTGTATTGGTAAACCGGTTTCTTGATAAGGATACGTTCCTTTATTACCCGATGCTTACCAGCATGTTTTCCTTTGTACTACCTACCTTTGTGTACAAGACCTTTGAACGGATGATGACGATCCCAGTGAAAGTACACAAGTGGTGGCAGTATCCGATGTATCAGGATATACCCGAAGTAAATGAAGATGAGATGAGAGACCTGATAGTGATAGGACTGGAAATGGAGAAAGGATTTAAGGACAACAGCCGCACCTATTTCCGGGCGCGTACACCCATCAAAATGGATCTTGGAGATCTCTTTTATCATTTTATCAATGATTACAATGATCGTTATCCCAATACCCCTATCGATTTTGTAGATGCCAACGGACAGCCCTATGGCTGGGTATTTCACCTGAAACCCCGTTGGTTTGGAGGCGCCAAAACATTGGACCCCGACAAGGCAGTATTCATGAACGGGATAAAGGAAAACAGTGTGATCATTTGCAACAGAATTGTGTTATCCTAA
- a CDS encoding GPW/gp25 family protein, whose translation MKGKYYQLPIDFSLLLQKKDMPSIPLEDSILQHIHLLITTVLGENKDDPQYGCRWWDSDFDIKASNNEVKEQIETAVKFSITRYEKRLAQIKVVAAVNQEELMLPATRKMKKKIRVTVTGTVIKNNNPFQYSSYFYISPLSYD comes from the coding sequence ATGAAAGGAAAATATTATCAGTTACCTATAGATTTTTCCCTGCTGCTGCAGAAAAAGGATATGCCATCGATCCCTCTGGAAGATTCCATATTGCAGCATATCCATCTGCTGATCACTACTGTACTCGGGGAAAACAAGGATGATCCCCAGTATGGCTGCCGCTGGTGGGACAGCGATTTCGATATCAAGGCTTCCAATAATGAAGTGAAGGAACAGATTGAAACCGCCGTAAAATTTTCTATTACGAGGTATGAAAAGCGGTTGGCTCAGATAAAGGTAGTAGCAGCCGTTAATCAGGAAGAACTGATGCTGCCGGCCACCCGTAAAATGAAAAAGAAAATCAGGGTAACCGTTACCGGAACAGTGATAAAGAATAATAATCCATTCCAGTACAGCAGTTACTTTTACATCAGCCCGTTATCATACGATTGA
- a CDS encoding PKD domain-containing protein, with translation MAPRKPENERKVTSFRPFGNIASHVDPMVLWTFLGLFIISAALLAFQLDNREDCSTTEIKLVHAQSSKNSKTYAVGDVITFNADKGNKKNTDYTWDFGDSTAKATGRQVYHSFNKAGSYMVTLSCGKCNWTREVMVIMNVSAAPDTKPELFPLIEGPDAVFAGRPATFTNNSSGASKWTWKLMQDNAEVHFGQSVTYTFSSPGERTLSLIVNGDTAHMVMKRINVFPARPVERNNTPDIPFAPPPPVDSVKKEAPVVKETPRPSISDDEFKYLLTQVTAKQKNAPDFAQYLCNNLQARVVLNGKDVDNFSHFCSRIYGKKKFQIERVNLAKDEKGCVKEILIVYDKKRFLGIF, from the coding sequence ATGGCCCCCCGTAAACCCGAAAATGAGCGTAAGGTTACCTCATTCAGACCTTTTGGAAATATCGCCAGTCATGTTGACCCCATGGTGCTGTGGACGTTTCTTGGACTATTTATTATCAGCGCAGCATTACTGGCATTTCAGCTGGATAACCGGGAAGACTGCAGTACTACTGAAATCAAGCTGGTTCATGCACAAAGCAGCAAAAACAGTAAAACCTATGCTGTAGGTGATGTTATTACTTTTAATGCAGATAAAGGAAATAAAAAGAATACAGACTATACGTGGGACTTTGGCGATTCTACTGCCAAAGCTACCGGCCGTCAGGTATATCACTCTTTTAATAAGGCAGGCAGTTATATGGTTACGCTTTCCTGTGGAAAATGTAACTGGACCAGAGAAGTAATGGTGATCATGAATGTTTCGGCAGCTCCTGATACCAAACCGGAATTGTTTCCGCTGATCGAGGGCCCTGACGCCGTTTTCGCAGGCCGTCCGGCTACCTTTACCAATAACAGCTCCGGAGCTTCCAAATGGACCTGGAAACTCATGCAGGATAATGCAGAAGTACACTTCGGCCAGTCGGTAACCTATACTTTCTCCTCTCCCGGTGAAAGAACCCTGTCGCTCATCGTGAACGGCGATACCGCTCACATGGTAATGAAACGTATCAATGTATTCCCTGCCCGCCCGGTAGAACGTAACAATACACCGGATATTCCTTTTGCACCGCCTCCGCCGGTGGATTCCGTGAAGAAGGAGGCCCCGGTAGTGAAAGAAACACCGCGTCCGTCCATCTCTGATGATGAATTCAAATACCTGCTTACCCAGGTTACGGCGAAACAGAAAAATGCGCCCGACTTTGCACAATATCTTTGCAATAACCTTCAGGCCAGGGTAGTATTGAATGGGAAAGATGTGGATAACTTCTCTCACTTCTGCTCCCGCATCTATGGTAAAAAGAAATTCCAGATAGAAAGGGTAAACCTCGCCAAGGATGAGAAAGGTTGTGTGAAAGAGATCCTGATCGTGTATGATAAAAAGAGATTCCTGGGCATATTTTAA
- a CDS encoding DUF3137 domain-containing protein has product MKSLEEFNQFIDQQLSNELKAVEQQRIAGRNWMRRMWAFSILFFALFVLFIIWFAASSGDARTTSGTSSTQIILIVGVVILFSIGGYAMSYFMKKQKGSDAAADFQQDFKHRVVKPIIGFIDPGLTYQPLNHASYDEFTESGLFIKKDYHITGNDQVYGKNGDMNFQFCDLLVTHTPLITMRGQGPDTVFCGSYFIGQFPRYFSTPVYILSRSGRLESWFAGSAADEGFIQTWNLGKKVLPADASFNKQFMVYSPLPEDAEQLLTPSLMERIREISGRTNAKLWLSFYNNRVYAAIDHGMDYFETTLNRSLENRKMLESFYLDFMSVLQLANDLKSNATIWTTNAFSRS; this is encoded by the coding sequence ATGAAGTCACTGGAAGAATTTAACCAATTTATTGATCAGCAGCTGAGCAACGAACTAAAGGCAGTTGAACAGCAACGCATTGCCGGCCGCAATTGGATGCGACGGATGTGGGCTTTCAGCATCCTGTTCTTTGCATTGTTCGTTTTGTTCATCATCTGGTTTGCCGCCAGCTCAGGCGATGCCCGCACCACCTCAGGAACCAGCAGCACACAGATCATCCTGATAGTGGGCGTTGTGATATTGTTTTCTATAGGAGGTTACGCCATGAGTTACTTTATGAAGAAGCAGAAAGGGAGCGATGCGGCGGCGGATTTCCAGCAAGACTTCAAACACCGTGTCGTGAAGCCGATTATCGGTTTTATTGATCCGGGGCTTACCTATCAGCCACTCAATCATGCCAGCTACGACGAATTTACGGAAAGCGGGCTGTTCATAAAGAAGGATTACCATATTACCGGCAACGACCAGGTATACGGCAAAAACGGAGATATGAATTTCCAGTTTTGCGATTTGCTGGTAACACATACACCCTTGATCACCATGAGAGGCCAGGGGCCTGATACCGTTTTCTGCGGAAGTTATTTTATCGGGCAGTTTCCCCGTTATTTCAGCACGCCGGTATATATTCTTTCCCGCAGTGGCCGGCTGGAAAGCTGGTTTGCAGGAAGTGCCGCTGATGAAGGCTTTATCCAAACCTGGAACCTCGGCAAAAAAGTATTGCCAGCTGATGCCAGCTTCAACAAACAGTTCATGGTCTATTCCCCGTTGCCGGAAGACGCAGAACAACTGCTGACCCCATCGCTGATGGAACGGATCAGGGAAATTTCCGGACGTACAAATGCAAAACTGTGGTTGTCGTTTTACAACAACCGGGTATACGCCGCCATAGATCATGGGATGGACTATTTTGAAACTACCCTGAACAGATCTTTGGAGAACAGGAAAATGCTGGAAAGTTTTTATTTGGATTTTATGTCGGTACTGCAACTGGCGAACGATCTGAAAAGTAATGCCACCATCTGGACGACTAACGCTTTTTCCCGGTCCTAA
- a CDS encoding DUF5458 family protein: MAELQKNQELQNENLSSQQQVASLEQNIEALAKYGGFDLLEGTVEGAQNLNPERKARRNIFLTEAGKKAEREKLKKVLSLWEKVLSETTELPEMVDYCTTHAEQAEKVLSSNLGEAVESTRELEQSYRNVALFYKNTESDKVKNISFINVELDQLKDLDNTRFIDAISAELVNNYDRLDLRNNYSLLVIPGYLGSNKVIEKWAKIAHENKAMLVTDFAHLDAPDDVMEMFELANLTGGEIHRSNVIMSCNWLVGRGKFDEVGEQDNLYVPPSGALAGKIYKTLMSQVTAGKKFGGMNEVDGVKFELKKSEIASLEKMGLVPMVKEYGKVMAFSAKTLFNGDNLGLQTYSVVRVFDFVTKVLMDFLNRRAFENFNANTRKDLMKQIIRFLDSITGPDKLIEDFNIRRFEQDPIQKDRIHLDIHLKPYFPAKNFLIKMEGQKGDDAADWETTYEQDGK; encoded by the coding sequence ATGGCAGAATTACAGAAAAACCAGGAGTTACAAAATGAAAACCTGTCGTCCCAACAACAGGTAGCAAGCCTCGAACAAAATATAGAGGCCCTGGCAAAGTATGGCGGTTTCGATTTGCTCGAAGGCACCGTGGAAGGCGCGCAGAACCTTAACCCCGAACGTAAGGCACGCCGGAATATCTTCCTTACCGAAGCTGGAAAAAAAGCTGAAAGAGAAAAACTGAAAAAAGTTTTATCCCTTTGGGAAAAAGTATTATCTGAAACTACCGAACTGCCGGAAATGGTGGACTACTGCACCACTCACGCCGAACAGGCCGAAAAAGTGTTGTCTTCCAACCTCGGTGAAGCAGTGGAAAGTACCAGAGAACTGGAACAGTCTTACAGAAACGTAGCACTGTTTTACAAGAATACAGAGTCTGATAAGGTGAAGAACATTTCCTTCATCAACGTGGAACTGGATCAGTTGAAAGACCTGGACAACACCCGGTTTATTGATGCTATCAGCGCTGAACTGGTGAATAATTACGACAGGCTCGATCTGCGTAATAACTACAGTCTGCTGGTGATACCGGGTTACCTGGGCTCCAACAAAGTGATAGAAAAATGGGCGAAGATCGCGCATGAAAATAAAGCCATGCTGGTCACCGATTTTGCACATCTGGATGCACCGGATGATGTAATGGAAATGTTTGAACTGGCAAACCTCACCGGTGGTGAGATTCATCGTTCCAATGTGATCATGTCATGTAACTGGCTGGTTGGCCGTGGCAAATTTGATGAAGTGGGAGAACAGGACAACCTGTATGTACCACCATCTGGCGCCCTGGCTGGTAAAATATATAAAACACTGATGTCGCAGGTGACCGCTGGTAAGAAATTCGGTGGTATGAACGAAGTGGACGGTGTTAAATTTGAACTGAAGAAAAGCGAAATCGCCAGCCTCGAAAAAATGGGCCTGGTGCCAATGGTGAAGGAATATGGCAAGGTGATGGCCTTCAGTGCAAAAACACTGTTCAACGGCGATAACCTCGGTCTGCAAACCTACTCCGTAGTACGTGTATTCGACTTCGTTACAAAGGTGCTCATGGACTTCCTGAACCGCAGGGCCTTCGAAAACTTCAATGCTAATACCCGCAAGGATCTGATGAAACAAATCATCCGCTTCCTGGATAGCATTACAGGCCCGGATAAGCTCATCGAGGATTTCAATATCCGCCGCTTCGAGCAGGATCCGATTCAGAAAGATCGGATTCACCTCGATATACACCTGAAACCATATTTCCCTGCTAAAAACTTCCTGATCAAGATGGAAGGGCAGAAAGGAGATGATGCCGCTGATTGGGAAACCACCTACGAACAGGATGGAAAATAA
- a CDS encoding lytic transglycosylase domain-containing protein — MRKRFTLTVVLCLLLTQFSIAQQVDFCGEVVPMERDFVSFRLMDIIKRNLRYQGYLPSLRQKAELYFPVIEPILQQYQIPLDFKYLPIVESGLTNATSPVGAQGVWQIMPGTAADLGLTVTSGYDERNHIIKATHAACRLLRILHNQLRSWTLAAAAYNAGSGNIARNMKRQGSSDYYQLVLNNETAQYIYKIVAIKQLFESPELYMPGFGYNVFAKRTDNGSVFASPPPASSYNDFNTIRIAVGKKPVHKATVVTCAAKLQMLKAFADGELVNIQLVDDLQTEGVYIRRNSNLSGKGWLVSNRVYVDLGFGNGVVLYAADGKKGVPAELLKTGGDVQLRSVSNREFSMEVKTHFANSYAINKAH, encoded by the coding sequence ATGAGGAAAAGATTCACATTGACGGTAGTGCTGTGCCTGTTGCTTACGCAATTCAGTATAGCACAACAGGTCGATTTCTGCGGCGAAGTGGTGCCGATGGAAAGAGACTTCGTGTCATTCCGTTTGATGGATATCATAAAGCGTAATCTTCGTTACCAGGGCTATCTGCCTTCACTGCGACAGAAAGCCGAATTGTACTTCCCGGTGATAGAGCCCATCCTGCAGCAATACCAGATTCCGCTGGATTTCAAATACCTGCCGATTGTAGAAAGCGGGCTAACCAACGCCACTTCGCCGGTAGGTGCTCAGGGGGTGTGGCAGATTATGCCCGGCACCGCTGCTGACCTGGGATTGACGGTTACCTCAGGATACGATGAAAGAAATCACATCATCAAAGCCACGCATGCTGCCTGCCGGCTCCTGCGTATACTGCATAACCAACTCCGTTCATGGACGCTGGCCGCAGCCGCTTATAACGCTGGTTCGGGTAACATCGCCCGAAATATGAAACGGCAGGGGAGCAGCGACTACTATCAACTGGTACTGAATAATGAAACAGCGCAGTACATTTACAAGATCGTTGCTATAAAGCAACTGTTTGAAAGCCCCGAACTTTACATGCCCGGCTTCGGATACAATGTATTTGCCAAACGCACCGACAACGGATCCGTTTTTGCCTCTCCACCTCCCGCCTCCAGCTATAATGATTTCAATACCATTCGTATTGCCGTGGGAAAAAAGCCGGTGCATAAAGCTACCGTAGTAACCTGCGCTGCAAAGCTACAGATGCTGAAAGCCTTTGCTGATGGCGAACTGGTGAACATACAACTGGTAGATGATTTACAGACAGAGGGAGTCTACATCCGCCGCAATTCCAATTTATCCGGAAAAGGATGGTTGGTCAGCAACCGGGTTTATGTAGACCTGGGCTTTGGTAACGGTGTAGTACTGTATGCTGCCGATGGCAAAAAAGGTGTACCTGCAGAGCTGTTGAAAACCGGTGGGGATGTGCAGTTGCGTAGTGTCAGTAACCGGGAATTTAGCATGGAAGTGAAAACCCATTTCGCCAATAGTTATGCGATCAACAAAGCGCATTGA
- a CDS encoding Crp/Fnr family transcriptional regulator yields MAGTAIIRQQLQALLQEPLTSWEQFEAMLHPVSFKTGSLLSEAGKTANAIYFLETGIVRVFTIHEGREISLDFAFPGTFSTSYASFITQQPAEVSLQAVTPVEGYVCYYHDLQALYRHSPQSEKIGRLIAEQQYLRKFNRELSFLRYSAQERYLQLLKEYPQVVQHIPVKHIASYLGIEPESLSRIRKNIN; encoded by the coding sequence ATGGCAGGTACTGCAATTATCCGGCAACAGCTGCAGGCATTATTACAGGAGCCGCTAACAAGCTGGGAACAGTTTGAAGCGATGCTACATCCTGTCAGTTTTAAAACAGGCAGCCTGTTGTCGGAAGCAGGAAAAACAGCCAATGCCATTTACTTCCTTGAAACAGGCATCGTAAGAGTGTTTACCATACATGAAGGCAGGGAAATCAGCCTGGATTTTGCCTTTCCGGGTACCTTCAGTACCTCCTATGCCTCTTTTATCACACAACAGCCGGCGGAAGTCAGCTTACAGGCCGTTACACCTGTAGAAGGTTATGTTTGTTACTATCACGATCTGCAAGCGTTATACCGCCATTCTCCACAGTCAGAAAAAATCGGCCGGTTGATAGCAGAACAGCAATACCTGCGCAAATTCAACCGGGAACTTTCCTTTCTACGTTATTCCGCGCAGGAGCGGTATCTCCAATTGCTGAAAGAATATCCGCAGGTAGTGCAACATATTCCTGTCAAGCATATCGCTTCTTATCTGGGCATAGAACCGGAAAGCCTGAGCCGTATCCGCAAAAACATTAACTAA
- a CDS encoding MauE/DoxX family redox-associated membrane protein — translation MAFFAGLCSFALLFAAIGYLFHIPALQTFTTDIRISVSVMFLLVGFSHFAKPRQLSYMIEGMLPWPLFWIYLTGAAEILFGAGLLFPSTRLYAAWGLIILLVGMFPANIRVAVKKLPAPGGLPSKPWYTWSRLLFQPVYIAIIAAVSN, via the coding sequence ATGGCTTTCTTTGCAGGTTTGTGCAGCTTTGCTTTATTATTTGCCGCCATCGGATATCTGTTCCACATTCCGGCGTTGCAAACATTCACTACCGATATTCGTATATCTGTTAGCGTTATGTTCCTGTTGGTAGGGTTTTCTCATTTCGCTAAACCGCGACAACTGAGTTACATGATTGAAGGCATGCTTCCATGGCCGCTTTTCTGGATATACCTGACCGGAGCAGCAGAAATACTGTTCGGAGCTGGACTGCTGTTTCCATCTACGAGGCTGTATGCAGCCTGGGGCCTGATTATACTATTGGTTGGCATGTTTCCTGCCAACATCCGGGTGGCAGTGAAGAAACTGCCGGCGCCTGGCGGCTTACCATCCAAACCCTGGTATACGTGGAGCAGGTTGCTGTTTCAGCCGGTGTATATAGCGATAATAGCAGCTGTCAGCAATTAA